The following proteins are encoded in a genomic region of Neurospora crassa OR74A linkage group VI, whole genome shotgun sequence:
- a CDS encoding 2-hydroxyacid dehydrogenase — MGSTNTTAPTGGGAEGINNFDVFKNDILMLHVPLPPDQAWIDKLENKYPGFKVRWVHRSWQDYGKDDESTTAEQYEGVTMLCSYYPHKAELLPKLKWVQLTSAGADPWLQHPLYLNKEIVFCTANGCHPPQIAEWVIGTYLMLSHHFLPYHDAATQHGQSQVLRHLTTVDSPGMRMGILGYGAIGRQVARVAQALGMEIYAYTRRPKPTPESRKDDSYHVPGTGDPDGIIPSKWFSGSSREDIDHFLGQDLDILVVSLPLTASTKQIIGRKQFDILAKKKTFLSNIARGGHVDTEALVEALKEDKIRGAALDVTDPEPLPQGHELLKMPDKCFVTPHVSWQTPFYFERVKAILEENLERWRVNGGPRGLVNLMDRESGY; from the exons ATGGGTTCCACAAACACTACCGCGCCCacgggcggcggcgccgaggGCATCAACAACTTTGACGTCTTCAAGAACGACATCCTCATGCTGCACGTGCCTCTTCCCCCGGACCAAGCCTGGATCGACAAACTTGAGAACAAGTACCCCGGCTTCAAGGTCCGGTGGGTACACCGCTCATGGCAAGACTACGGCAAGGACGACGAGAGCACGACGGCCGAGCAGTATGAGGGCGTCACCATGTTATGCTCCTATTACCCGCACAAGGCCGAGTTGTTGCCCAAGTTGAAATGGGTACAGCTCACGAGCGCGGGGGCTGACCCGTGGCTGCAGCATCCGCTGTACTTGAACAAGGAGATAGTCTTTTGTACTGCCAACGGGTGTCATCC ccCCCAAATAGCCGAATGGGTCATTGGCACCTACCTCATGCTCTCtcaccacttcctcccttACCACGACGCCGCCACTCAGCACGGCCAATCCCAAGTCCTGCGGCACCTCACCACCGTCGACTCGCCCGGCATGCGCATGGGTATTCTCGGCTACGGCGCCATCGGCCGCCAAGTCGCGCGCGTCGCCCAAGCCTTGGGCATGGAAATCTACGCCTACACGCGCCGCCCCAAACCCACTCCCGAGTCGCGCAAGGACGACTCTTACCACGTCCCCGGCACCGGTGATCCGGACGGCATCATCCCATCGAAATGGTTCTCCGGTTCCTCACGGGAAGATATCGACCACTTTCTGGGTCAAGACCTCGACATCCTCGTCGTTTCGCTTCCGCTTACGGCGTCGACTAAGCAGATTATCGGAAGGAAACAGTTCGATATCCTGGCGAAGAAAAAGACGTTCCTGTCGAATATCGCGAGGGGCGGACATGTGGATACCGAGGCGCTGGTGGAGGCGCTGAAGGAGGATAAGATTCGGGGCGCGGCGCTGGATGTTACGGACCCCGAGCCACTGCCTCAGGGACACGAATTGCTGAAGATGCCGGATAAGTGCTTTGTGACGCCGCATGTGAGTTGGCAGACGCCGTTTTACTTTGAAAGAGTGAAAGCGATTCTGGAGGAGAATTTGGAGAGGTGGAGGGTGAATGGGGGGCCGAGGGGGTTGGTGAATTTGATGGATCGGGAGAGTGGGTATTAG
- the col-23 gene encoding COL-23 translates to MDTPPTAFRGSEDERSDQQRKRNRIRFSCTTCREKKLKCNRQSPCDQCIKRNVAATCNFIPYAQNEPRPPPSVSGTTPGSQNAGSRNRRGALQDMTAAARLRHLEHMVQVLKAQMRREEGGGGGGADVPVSSSRAISPVPPSPSAQDTQPDAESSAPSKGTAGAMADQTRYVEVIHWEAVYDELTTLTKNLKASDESDQEEEEHWSPRSNMPERQPVSVLFAGGYAPVSPADLFRRMPPKPVCDRLLSIFFQVKDAAWSVFHLPTLWRYYDALWQEDAELTYTDLAFFFLLYANSALFCIHTGEEVPGNLGSPMQAYSMLKATGAHALALSDYSTPGKNKLEALYVYFIAEFIGQPDAPLSTSIIFANIVRLAMHMGLHRDPKHYPNMSPFEGEMRRRLWLQFVEVDQIVAFQFGLPSNIQSRFYDTEIPRNLLDTDFDENTKELPPSRPESEMTSVLLNIVKSRMICAFADITAAMCSRNPISYAEVIRLDKQLEDAHNSLPPLLQFRNFAESKDDPIDVVMQRFWMELMYQKARIVLHRRYMGIGRTDKRYAHSQQVCLDAATKTLRGQFDLYCERQPQGRLASEKNGQFFRASITTHDFLLAGMILCLELSHIRAREKREASPCGTRPSAVENDVISKDALMQMLETSRQIWQSTRKESTEANRAFKILSKMLCLSTGAVFESSPESSGSAYDSTQASIYTNPQPATAVMGANPYYYTQPQAPTAMSQTVPVAIPIVMPPTTTIPHPEQMQYPLAWQPDLPPPIGPVDLSPYNTMDQFMDPSLTADWNFWDNQVHNTNADELQIPWNTFFNPQMPGYQ, encoded by the exons ATGGACACTCCTCCCACGGCCTTCAGGGGCAGCGAAGACGAGAGGTCGGATCagcagagaaagaggaacCGCATCCGGTTTTCGTGTACCACATGTCGAGAGAAAAA ACTCAAGTGCAATCGCCAGTCTCCGTGCGACCAGTGCATCAAGAGGAACGTTGCCGCAACATGCAACTTTATTCCCTATGCCCAAAATGAGCCGCGCCCACCCCCCTCTGTCTCGGGCACCACACCCGGCTCACAAAATGCCGGCTCCCGCAACAGGAGAGGGGCCCTTCAGGACATGACGGCAGCAGCCCGCCTTCGCCACCTCGAGCATATGGTCCAGGTCCTGAAAGCGCAAATGCGCcgtgaggagggtggtggtggtggtggtgcggaCGTGCCGGTTTCTTCTTCGAGGGCCATCTCTCCTGTCCCTCCGTCGCCCTCTGCCCAAGACACGCAGCCGGATGCAGAATCAAGCGCGCCGTCCAAGGGGACAGCAGGCGCCATGGCCGATCAGACACGATACGTCGAAGTCATTCATTGGGAAGCAGTCTACGACGAGCTTACCACCTTGACCAAGAATCTCAAGGCCTCGGATGAAAGCGatcaagaggaagaggaacacTGGTCGCCCAGGAGTAACATGCCTGAACGCCAGCCCGTCTCGGTCCTCTTTGCTGGTGGCTATGCTCCTGTTTCCCCGGCCGATCTGTTCCGACGCATGCCACCGAAGCCTGTATGCGACCGTCTGCtgtccatcttcttccaggTCAAAGACGCCGCCTGGTCAGTCTTCCATCTGCCCACGCTGTGGAGATACTACGATGCGCTCTGGCAAGAGGATGCCGAGCTTACCTACACCGatctggccttcttcttcctcctgtACGCAAACTCGGCCCTCTTCTGTATCCATACGGGCGAGGAGGTTCCTGGCAACTTGGGAAGCCCGATGCAGGCATATAGCATGCTTAAAGCCACGGGCGCTCACGCCCTTGCGCTCTCTGACTACAGCACACCAGGGAAAAACAAACTTGAGGCCCTGTATGTCTATTTCATTGCCGAGTTTATCGGCCAGCCTGACGCACCGCTCAGCACGTCCATCATCTTTGCCAACATTGTCCGACTTGCCATGCACATGGGACTACATCGTGACCCGAAGCACTACCCTAACATGAGCCCTTTTGAGGGCGAGATGCGCAGGAGACTCTGGCTGCAGTTTGTCGAGGTTGACCAGATCGTCGCGTTTCAGTTTGGGCTCCCGAGCAACATCCAGTCCCGTTTCTATGATACCGAAATCCCTCGTAACCTTCTTGACACGGACTTTGACGAAAATACCAAAGAACTTCCGCCCTCGAGGCCCGAATCCGAGATGACATCCGTCCTCCTGAACATAGTAAAATCTCGCATGATATGTGCCTTTGCAGATATCACAGCGGCCATGTGCTCGAGGAACCCCATCAGCTACGCTGAAGTCATTCGTCTGGACAAGCAGCTCGAGGACGCCCACAACAGTCTTCCGCCTCTGCTCCAGTTTCGTAACTTTGCCGAGTCCAAGGACGACCCCATTGACGTGGTAATGCAGCGGTTTTGGATGGAACTAATGTATCAAAAGGCACGGATCGTGTTGCACCGAAGGTACATGGGCATTGGAAGGACGGATAAGCGTTACGCGCACTCTCAGCAGGTCTGTCTGGACGCGGCCACCAAGACGTTGCGAGGCCAGTTCGATCTTTATTGTGAGCGGCAGCCCCAGGGGCGATTGGCTTCGGAGAAAAACGGGCAATTTTTCCGAGCCAGTATTACCACTCACGACTTTCTCCTCGCCGGCATGATCCTCTGTCTCGAACTTTCCCACATCAGGGCAAGGGAGAAAAGGGAGGCATCTCCTTGTGGCACGCGGCCTAGCGCCGTTGAGAACGACGTCATCTCGAAAGACGCATTGATGCAGATGCTCGAGACGTCGCGGCAAATTTGGCAGTCGACACGGAAGGAGTCAACTGAAGCAAATAGGGCCTTTAAGATTCTGTCCAAGATGCTCTGTTTATCAACAGGAGCCGTGTTCGAGAGCAGTCCTGAATCGTCGGGAAGCGCATACGACTCGACCCAGGCGTCTATTTATACCAACCCCCAGCCAG CGACGGCAGTGATGGGTGCAAATCCCTATTACTACACGCAGCCCCAGGCTCCCACCGCCATGAGCCAGACCGTACCCGTTGCTATACCCATAGTCATgccaccaacaaccacaatTCCACACCCCGAGCAGATGCAATATCCTCTGGCGTGGCAGCCGGACCTCCCCCCTCCGATAGGACCCGTGGACCTTTCCCCTTACAACACAATGGACCAGTTCATGGATCCGAGCTTGACAGCCGACTGG AACTTCTGGGACAATCAGGTCCACAACACGAACGCTGACGAGCTCCAAATACCGTGGAATACGTTTTTCAACCCTCAGATGCCAGGCTATCAATAA